The Cuculus canorus isolate bCucCan1 chromosome 6, bCucCan1.pri, whole genome shotgun sequence genomic interval ACCACACCACGacatgccatgccatgccatgccatgccatgccatgccatgccatcccatcccatcccatgccatgccatcccatcccatcccatcccatcccatcccatcccatcccattcctctTCTTGCCCTGGGAGGGGAGGGACAGAAAACACCCCACAATTTCCAAGGGAAGGGACCAGCTGACACCCCTCATTTTTGGGTCCCTCTTCCCTATCCCTGGAGCTATGCAGGAGTGAGGTGCTCACCGAGACCCTGTTCTCAGcccctcccaccctcctcccCACTGGTGGGACTCACGCTCCGGCGTTCACTTTGATGGATGCCACCTCCTTGTTGCCCCAGCCCATGGCCTGCAGCGAGGGGTAGTCATCACTCAGCTCAAACTTATGGCCCTGGAAGTTCTCCGCCTCATAGAGGATGGCTTTGCTGTCATTGTGGTTCTGTGGAGGGAGAGAAGTGGAGGTCAGGGGGGATAGTGTGGCTCATGCAGGGATAGGGGATGTGGCATCAGAGGGACACATGCCAAGGCACAACTGGAGGTCTGAGACCATGCCTGGATTCAGTGCAAGGCCTAGGGGTGTCATTCAGCCTGGCACCCCCTCACCAGGACATGCCAGAGCTGCCCAGAAGATGCTGGTCTCATGTCCCTGTGGTCCCCGTGCACAGCTACAAGGAGAGTGACAGTGGTCAcatcctctgcagccacagaggctCCTGCCCTCAGCATCCCCGCACTCCCAGAGGCTGCAGGAAGGTTGCCGGGCAATGCAGGCTGATGAGAGCAGTCCCCCTGGCTCTGCGGGGCTTTGCTGCATGCTGGACACCTAGGGGTTAATTGCCGGGACACTGAGCGATGCGGCACTGTCCCCCATGCCCAGCCCCCACACGCATCTATCTGCACCGAGGAGCGTCCTGCCAGTAAGGAGTGATCTTATCGCATCCCCTTTATTAAAGCCCAAGCATATCTGCCTGGTGATTATTAAaagttggggggggggacacccgCTCGGAGGCGCAGACGTGCTGCTATTGCGAGCACCAGTGTCTCTGCAGATGGAGCGATAGAGGCTGCATCTGCCTGGGCACGGCTGAGTACCCCAGGCAGGAGGGCGACGGACCCCACACCCCAAGCATCCTTGCAGTCTTGCAGGCTCCCCTCgtctctctccatccctgggtATCTGGGGCAGGGGTACAAGGCCTGGGAACCCCAGCCTGAGAGATGGCTCTCTGATGCACAAGCAGAATGAGCTGGGACAGTGTCACAAGGTCAACTTTTAGCCTAAAGAGCATCCTAGGACCCTTGGAGAGAAGTGGGAGCCAGTGGGTGCAGCAACCCCTCCACCCATGGCACCTCCATGCACGCCTCATCCCTTCATAACATATCCCATGTAACTTGTGCTCCTGCctgtccctcctctgccctccaTCCCTGTTCTCCCTCCATGCCAGGCTGCTGGGATGAGGCTCTGCCTGCAGTGGGGTCCCCGTAACTCACCGCACACTTGACAGGCCGGAAGGAGAGGAGGTGCTCCGTCCGGTAGCCGCTGTTCCCGCTCCAGGCCTCCCACCGGGGATAGTCAcccttctccaggataaacTGCTGCCCCTGGTACTCAGGGTACTCGAAGCCCACCCAGCtagaggggagaggaggaaagccCTCAGGGatgcacagcacagccccaaGGGCTCAGCCCAGGGCTGGCTTCTTCCCTCGTGCAGGGGATGGAGATGTCCTGGCAGAGTGTGGGTTTGTTGCAGAGGTCAGGGTCCTTGCTAGCAGCAAATGTCCCTTTTCCAAGCAGGACCCTCTCCCCAGAGCAACAACATTGCCTCTGACCCATGCCTCAGCTTGGAAGAATCTGCCTGCTTTGCAGACTGGGAAACCGAGGCACCTCATAAGGAGCACAGGGTGGGAGATCTCATGGTGAGGCTGTGGCAGAGCCGAGGAAGGACCCAGATATCCTGGCTCCCGAGCAGCTCTTGATAGTCCCCTGGGAAAAGCAGGATCATGGGGCTGGCAGTGCACTTACGGGCCGCACTCCACCTTGATGGAGCGGATCTTGCGGAAGCCGCGCTCCATGATGCTGGGGCACTCCATGAGGAACTCGCAGCGCTTGCCCTGGAAGCTCTCCTCTTCCCATACTGTGATCTTGTACTGCCCCAGGGTGTCCATGGCTTCGCTGCTGGTCATGCGGGTCGctcagctgctggcagagccccACACATCACCCCAGGCAGGTGCCCACCACCAGCCCACAGCCTCCCCACTGCCTGCCACCGAGCCTGGAGTGCCAGCGGTGCTGACCTCACATATATCATGCCACCAGCCCCTCTCACTCCCAGGGTGGCATGGGGGACACTTCCCATTCCCTTTTCCTCGATGTTATGGGATGGCTGTCCAGTGATCCCCAAGTCACAGGGTGCACTTACAGTGCCCCACTCTCCTTGTGATGTACCCAGGGCTGCCTCAATTTCTCTGCTCTCAAGCTCCCTGTGATGACTCCTGGGGTCGGGCCGGAGCAGTAGCACTGTACCCGGTGTAGGGGGGCTACAGTGACCCTGGCTCAGACATGGATGTGGGGTACAGCCCTGGGGCAGACCAGCCAGCTCTTGCAAAGGTGGGTGCCAGCATCCACACAGGATCGCCCTGCTGTGCCACACAGCACCCCACAGCTTGCCCTTCCCCAGAGTGTGCATTGGCAGGGGAGGGCTTGGTGTAGAGGGAGCGTGGGGAGGCTTGGGGGCTCACAGCCTGGTACTTACTTGGTCGGCAGGGCACAGAGGCGAAGGTGGTGGTGCCGGGGCCGGCTTTGCCCCTCGCCCTTTATAGGCGGGCACCGAAGTGCCGATGGTGCAGGCGAGCAGGGTGCTGTGTCAGCAagcaggggatggggggggaactgggtgCACACCCACCCCAGACTCCGGCTGTCCATTCCAGTTAGGCAGTGTGGCGAGAGCAGCCCCCCCGTGTCCCACAGGGCTGACAATGAAAGTGCTGGGCTGTGTTTGCGCAGGGGCTCAGGGCATAATGGGCAAAGGGCCTGACGCGACGCTTTCCTTTCTGCCCCCGGACAATGTCCCTGCTTGGGCATGGATTAGAGACCCAGCCTTTCCCAGGGCACTCGCAGCCTTTGCCAGGGTTGAGGCTGTTGAGAAGGAGGTGCCAGGGTGAAGTGGGGATTTTCCAGGTGGCACCTGCTAGGCTTATCCTTGGGCTGGAATTCAGGGCTCCCTGGGGCTGcatctgcccctctgcctgtGGCTCTGCCACTCCAGATCCCTCCTCTGGTCAGGCTCTGCCTTGTATGTCTCGAGCTGAcggggcagggcagggactCAGGCTGCAGAgacagggctgcaggtgggatGGGAGAAGGTCAGGGTGAACAAGAAGGGTGGAGAAAATGTTGACACAGCCACTGGTTGGTCAGTCCAGGCTCTGGGAGATGTGCAGCATCCTGCGGGGGTCCCTGTTGGCTCCAGAGCAAACATTGATGGATCCAGCATTTTGTATGTTCCTTGCTTGCAATGCCCTGGGCATGTCCCTCCACCTGGCAAAGAGCTCTTCCTGCTCCCCACACACCTCCCACTCAGGCAGGGCGCACCGTGCTCAGTAAAGGGGGACCAGCTCTGGGGCACAGTTCTGTCCTTCACCTGGGCAACAGGACTGGCCCTGCCTGGGACTGTACGTACCAAGCCACGCAGACATCCCCAGGGTCCCCCACCAGGAACTCATCTGGATGAGGCCAACACaggctggaaagaaagaaaagcgCCCAGCTCAGCTGTGAAATGGCAGGTCTCTTGGCAGCAGCGTTTCTTGCAGCAACCCTGTGTAGCCCACGGTGAAGCTGGGCATTCCCCACTTTCAGCTGGGCAGGAACCACCCTGCAAGGGTTGACCCAGAGCACCCCAAACTTTCCCAGGAAgacctcagccctgctgggcatTCTATACATCCCCAGAGAGCATGGCAGTGCCAGTGCCAGTGATGAAGGGTGCAGCATGGGCAGCGGGAGGGGTGTTAGGGCACCTGGCATCTCTGCCCCGTTCTTAGCAAGAACAAGGGACTGAGGTGGTGACAGTagggaggggtttggggcagGAGTCGTGGGTCCCCTTcgtgacaccccccccccccccccccccccagccatTGCTCGGCAAGGCGCCGGGCAACATTTCCCTCCTAGCTCCGCGGTTCGGTGCGTGGCTGCGCCGATGCCTGCAGgtcccagcagagggtgcacccTGGCAGCGGTTGGAGCTGGATCCAGAGAAGGGACATCGGTGGCCTTGGCCGGAGACAGGCGCTGGGGAGGGCACCATCCACTTGCGACGCCCGAGGTGCTCATAGCAAAGGAGAAGAGCCCCCGGGAGATACCTAGGGAAACAGAGGGtggaaggagagatggagatgcTCCCCAAGGAGGGAAAGGGATGCATGAGGTTGAGGAGATCCTGGGATGCAGCATTCaagccccagcccagcaccttGATGGGTGCTGGAGAGGACACAGCCTGGCTTCATCCACCTGCATAGATCTACACGAATCCCCCTTCTGTCCACCTTCTCGCCCTGTCCTTCTTCTGCCCACCTGTCCAGCTGTATGTCCCTATTTGTCCCCATCATTACCCATCATGCTGTGGCACTGCCAtggcctcttttttttcagaggcacAAATGATCCCCGAGTCACACCTCTGTGTGGGACACAGCATGGTGACACTGTCCTGCTTGCTGGCTACAGAGGTGCTTGCTCAGGGTGGCCTGGGGACGTCCCTCAAAGTGCCAGGGGGCAGATTTGGGCAGCCCTAATACCTTGTGGAAGATGGAACAAGATGCAGAGCAAGCGCACTGCAGAGTCCTCCCATGCCACTGCTGCCGGTCGTCTGAGCTCTGTGAGCAGAGGCATGGGGCGCTGGTTAGTTTGGGGTGCTGTGAGGTGTGAGAGCAgtctggggctgtggggtgcagggcaCTGTGGGGTGCATTACAGAGCCCCAGGGCATGGGGCACCACAGGATGTGTGGAATGCTGTGGACTGTTATGGACATATGGGGGTGTGTGAGGCACTGCATAGTGAGCTACTAGATCTGTGGGGCCCTGGTGCTGTGCCATGAGGGGGACGCAGGCAGCTCAGTCACCCCCATACAACCCTTTGTATAAAAGCGTGGAGAGGTACAGGAAAGAAACCCACCCCCAGGTGTGGGCTGTGCCCCATCCTCACTTTTCAGCCGTGTCCCTGACATTGGGATGTGCCTCACCTCCCAAAGCCTGGCACATTTGGAGCAGGCACATGGGAGCCACAGCAGCATCTGGGGATAGTGGCTTTGAGGGCCATGCCAAGGGCCCTTCCCTGCTGCGCCCCAGGTGTTGATGCAGCCTGGTCTTCTGGGGAATCCCCCAGTTGCCTTCAAGTGGTCCCTATCACCAGCCAGTACCCCCATGGATGGATCACCTGCCAGTCCCCAGCCACACCTGCCCAGCCGGGGACAGGGGCAGGGGGGgttgctgtggggcaggcagtGACTCTGCTCAAGGGCAGCTGCTAATATTGTCTCTGGGAGCTGGTTTGTGTTCGCCCAGGTCCTCCTGCATAGGCTGATTTCATAAGGGCCCCACGTTGCTCTGTCTCAGCCTGTTCCCTATGCTAGCAAAACAGATCGAGTTTCTCCGTGCCACCAGGCTCAGCGGGGGCAGCCAGCAGCCCTTGGGCGCAGTGAGAGGACAGGTTTGCCTGAGTGCTCCATGCCAAGCCCAGACCGTGCTATCCATCGCCCCCAGCCATGGGCTTCTATCCCATGACTTCTGCAGGTGCTGGCCCAGGATATTGCACAGCTTGGGGACCTGAGCAGGCTGAAAGGCAGCCCCGAGGGAGGTGACACAGGTGCTACTCAGGCATCTTGATCCTGATGCCACATCTGGGGAACATCTAGGTGCTCATGGCAGCACACTGTTTCCCACTGCTCTTATGAGTATCCAGGCTAGCTGACCAGGCCAACACAGCTGTGTGTGGTCCTGCATCTGGGTGATGCCATGGGCTGAGCCCTGCCTACCCCCCTGAACCCTGCTagctcctctctcctcaccctcacccctgctgggagctgcactGCCACCCCAGTTTGCTGGAGATCAGGGGCTGGGCCAAGTGGGAGCAGATGGAGCTGGTGCCAGCCCCTGTTTGTCTTTCTCCCAGTTGCCTGGTGCTCTGTTTATTCTGGGGATGGCTTCCTGCTGCCAGGTCTGAAACAGGTGGCTTTTATTTGCAGGGGCTAGGTGATTAGATCAGGGGTAGCACATCATTCCCCCCAGCCAACCCTACTGCTTCTTTTtgctcccctttctcccccagGCTCATTTCCCTGGGAAATCATCGTCATCAGCAAGGATGCAAACACTCATCTTCCCTCCCCAGGCATCTTCTCTTTGGGACTGCTTTGAACATGGTCATAACAGAATTGGTAAATCCTAGCCATAACTCCCACTTCTATCTGCCGGGTCCCCAAACTCCAGAGCTGAGGGGCTTGCTGGGGTGCCCAGTGTCACTTGTCCCCTCCTGGAGACTTGCTAGCGGCAGGGGACACGTGTGCAGGCACACACCCGCCACAGAAGCCTCCTTGCACAGGCGCTGCCTTGCACAGGGACCCCCATGCACACCAGCCACCCTGCACTCACGTGTCCCCCGCACACCCgtccatcccctccctgcagccGGAAACTCCCGGGATCGCAAACAGCCTGGCAGATGTTGCTGGGATTAACTcccacacaggcacacacacacatgtgccAGCCGCTCTCTGcccagaggggctggagagatCCCAAGCAATTAGGCTCTCCCAGGGCAGAGCTCAGTGGGTacctgccccagctcctgctgccaggGCAGGATGAGTCCTCAGGGGGAGCAGGCAGTGGGGCAGAGATCTCGATGGGAACTGTGGGCCAAGATGCTGACCGGCCTCTGAGTAATGTCACCAATGGCCGAAGAAGGGCAGGGATGTTGTGGAGGGCACAGCCACTTGCTGTGCAAGGGGTATCCATGTGTTGTGCCCGCTCACAGCTGGGACTTGCAGTGTGCTGAGGTGGTCTTCAACACAGCACCTTCTCCTAgcctctgctttccctgtgcACATATGGCCCCTCAGCCATCGCTAATCCTGCTGAGATCTACTCTCCAGACCTGCCTGCCCACTGTCCCCATCGCAGGCACCCTGGCCACCCCCAGGCAAGCTGCTCACCCCCTCCCTGTGAAACTGTGGGTGCCTGCTCTGCCCCCGGTCATCCACAGTTCCAGAGATGCACTCACAAATACCCACCATGAACACGATACCTCCAGGGGACACATGCCCATTCCTCCCCACTGGGAGGAGGTGCTTGCCAgacctctttccatcatctaccagcagtcctggctgactggggaagttccatcggactggaggctggcagatgttacaagaagggctggagagaggatccagggaactacagaaCTATCattctgacctcagtgccaggggaGGTCATGGAGCAGGCCATCTTGGGTCccatctcacagcacatacaggacaaggggggttatcaggcccactcagcatgggtttatgaaaggcaggtcctgccaaaccaACCTGATTGttttctatgacaaggtgacctgcttgatggatgaggggagggctgtggatgtagtgtacctggactttagtaaagcctttgacacagtatctcacagtaccctacttgagaaactggctaccactggcctggactGGCATAGACTCTGCTGGATAAAAAACTGGCTGGGTGGCTGGGCCCAAAGGGTGGTGGTAAATAGAGCTCAATCCAGACAGAGGCagttgagtgcacccttagcaagtttgtgatgacactaaactgggaagAAGCATCGATctgttggagggtagggaggctctacagagggatctgaacaggctggatcaatgggctgagaccagtgcGAtcaggtttaacaaggccaaatgcagagtcctgctctaggggcttggggaagaatggctggcCTGGGGGTTTTGGTCGATAGACGACTGAACACGATCCAgtagtgtgctcaggtggccaagaagtccaacagcatcttggcttgtatcagaaaagttgcagccagcaggaccagggaagcgaATCTCctcctgtactctgcactggtgaggccacaccttgaatactgtgttcagttttgggatcCTCACTACAATAAAAACATTGAAGTCCTGgggcatgtccagagaagagtgatgaaactggtgaagcggctggagaacaagtcttatgaggagcagctgagggaactgggattgtttagcctgaatAAGAGGaagttgaggggagaccttattgttctctacaattacctaaaaggaggttgcagagaggtgagtgttggtctcttctcccaagtgacaggtgataggacaagagggaatggcctcaagatatgtcaggggaagtttaagttggacattaggaaaaatttcttcatagaaagagTTATCaatcactggaacaggctgcccagggaggtggttgagtcagcatccctggaggtgtttaaaaggatagtagatgaggtgcttggggacatgttttagtagtagacaggtatggttggagttgatgatctctaaggtcttttccaacctaacaattctatgattctatgatcctggaCCTGCGCTGCCtggccccagcccagccctggcagTGGGCTGCCCCCGCTGTGGAGGTGTGCTCAGTCTCTTGCCTCTGCCAGCCTTGCTAGATCCCCAGGAGCTGCCGGGGGAGCTCTGGCCTCATGCCTGCTCCCCACTGTTCCCATGGGGACTAATCCCACCTGAAGGTCAGGGAGGCTCCACCAGCTGCTCACCTCCTGCCTGTGGATTACAGCCTGGGTGTGAGCAGGTGGCAACTGCCACATCCCCAGGCTAGCCCAGCTCTGATGCAGGACTGACAGTGGGACAAAACccagccaggctgctccaaAATAGACCCCAGTGCGGCTGCTCCCTTGCAGCCTCACGtgtttgttctccagccacttcATACCCTGCCCAGATGGGAATGCCAGGCACTGGGGCAGAGGAGCTGATGTCTGGTCCTCAGGTCCGGATCCTGACCTGAAATGGAGTCTGCGGGTGCCAGCCACTGGGACCTCCTGCCTATTACCCCACATGATCCCAGCCTGGCACCGTGAGGGCACCTCACAGCTACAGTATCCTGGAGAAACGTGTCAATCTCCACAGAACGCCCAGTGCAGACCAGTcccaagaaagcaaaaacagaGACAGGGAAACACATCCAACTCAGCATCCAGCCCATCCTGGTTGCAGGTACATCTCCTCCAGTATGCTGTATTGTATTTGGAGGAGCACCATGGGGCAAGCACAGCTTCCTAGGCCCCAGCTTTACCTACAGCACTTGGGCTGTTGCCATGAGGGActtcccctcagccccacagccagggtTTGCCAGCTCAGCCAGCACTTGGCCAAGGTCCCATTCAACCCTGGTGCTCCTCCACTCCCCCGTCAGCAACATCTGTAGCGCCAGGCACCCAGCGCTAGGGTGATGCTGATCCAGGAGGCAGGTGAGAATCCTGGCAGCAGCGGctcccctcctccagcagctctgaggaggcAGCACAGGCGGGGGCAGAGCCAGACACTGCAGCAAGAACAGAACATCCTGCCTCGGGCCTCCCAAAGCCAGCAACAGCTGCGCAGGGAGCAGCGGCCCTGGCACCCTGCTCAACATCCATCACCTGGGCAGGCTGCCCACATGTCCCCCAGGGCCACTGGCTGGCCTAGGAGGGGGGATCCCCATCACTcaccccttccctggaggcccCATGGGTAGATGGGGCTGACATACTCGGAGATGTAGGACTTGTGCAAGCTCTGGATCCGTCTCCCTCCAGCACCTTGAGTCATTCAGCAGCGCCCTTCCGTTGTCCCCTTCTCTCATGGGTGTTCAGAGCCCTTTCCTGGGGCAGTGGAAAAATCTATCCCCTCACCTTGGTGGCCTGTGGGTTCAGGGAGGAGGATATCAAGCTGTATCCACTCTGTGCCCTGTGCTGCCCACAGACAGGAGTGGGCTGGGGGTGGACAGAGCTTCCTGTTGTTTCACCTTTGCAGGGTTCAGCTCCATGCCTGGGATCCACCTTTCCCTTCCACCCTTACTGACAAATAGCAGCAAGTTTGTCCCAGAGCAAGATGGGCTGAAGGCTGCCTCTCCCCATGGACTTAGGTTGCAGGGGGGCAATGTGC includes:
- the CRYBA2 gene encoding beta-crystallin A2, which encodes MTSSEAMDTLGQYKITVWEEESFQGKRCEFLMECPSIMERGFRKIRSIKVECGPWVGFEYPEYQGQQFILEKGDYPRWEAWSGNSGYRTEHLLSFRPVKCANHNDSKAILYEAENFQGHKFELSDDYPSLQAMGWGNKEVASIKVNAGAWVAYQYPGYRGYQYVLERDRQNGEFKKYNEYSSQAHTNQIQSIRRVQH